From one Leptospiraceae bacterium genomic stretch:
- a CDS encoding transcriptional regulator, producing MKIESIYKHFMVTPVSHLPVVDENSDIVGLISKEKVLMEMADVASTIEEYEKIPEQFLEFNITESVIYYFRNNRTIPVINTLSQKVDSWEKPRFLAEVSKLTSHTPSIKTENIETEGEEMTESRSAIYKFMSMVLASFPDALFATDKEGVTTFYNERFEVDILGRGMFRDSISYTEKYFRELNQDLFANYLKTHELDVESRKSTVPIIQAFVKDLNLVLRIITLKNEQTISGFLYHFIDPQNRMNRMNEGGLTFPSVEEAFQMNVPLLTLIEEIESHYIFQKLKRNDENISHTADELGIPRSTLQNKIKLLKINEKFSREISSPIPRKRKKIVEKKEQAAKKVLASESKRTALPKSKKVKKGSPKKPSLTSKKSSQAKTNKNKVKLKAKSKKKK from the coding sequence ATGAAAATAGAATCTATTTATAAACACTTCATGGTGACTCCAGTCAGCCATCTTCCTGTTGTAGATGAAAATTCCGATATAGTCGGTCTCATCTCCAAAGAAAAAGTATTAATGGAGATGGCCGATGTCGCATCCACAATAGAAGAATACGAAAAAATTCCAGAGCAGTTCTTAGAATTCAATATCACTGAAAGTGTAATCTATTATTTCCGAAACAACCGCACCATACCTGTAATTAATACACTTTCCCAAAAAGTAGACTCATGGGAAAAGCCCCGCTTCCTAGCCGAAGTGTCCAAGCTAACTAGCCATACTCCTTCTATTAAAACAGAAAACATAGAAACAGAGGGCGAAGAGATGACAGAGAGCAGATCTGCAATCTACAAATTTATGTCTATGGTCCTAGCTAGCTTTCCGGACGCACTCTTTGCAACGGACAAGGAAGGTGTGACTACTTTTTATAATGAACGATTTGAAGTAGATATTCTTGGTCGTGGTATGTTCCGTGATTCAATAAGCTATACCGAAAAATATTTTAGAGAACTCAATCAGGATTTATTTGCAAACTACCTCAAAACCCATGAGCTTGATGTGGAATCTCGAAAGTCAACGGTTCCAATTATACAGGCTTTTGTAAAAGATTTGAATTTAGTATTAAGAATTATTACTCTTAAGAACGAACAAACCATTAGTGGATTTCTGTATCATTTCATCGACCCGCAAAATCGAATGAATCGAATGAATGAAGGCGGGTTGACCTTTCCATCAGTGGAAGAAGCATTTCAAATGAATGTTCCACTCCTCACTCTGATTGAAGAAATTGAAAGCCATTATATTTTTCAAAAGCTCAAACGAAATGATGAAAATATTTCCCATACTGCAGATGAACTTGGAATCCCTAGATCTACTTTGCAGAATAAGATTAAGCTTCTAAAGATTAACGAAAAGTTCAGTCGTGAAATTTCTAGCCCAATTCCAAGAAAAAGAAAAAAAATAGTAGAAAAAAAAGAACAGGCTGCTAAAAAGGTCTTAGCCTCCGAAAGTAAGCGGACTGCTCTTCCGAAAAGTAAGAAAGTCAAAAAGGGTTCTCCCAAGAAACCTTCTCTAACCTCAAAGAAATCTTCGCAGGCAAAAACCAATAAAAACAAGGTAAAACTAAAAGCTAAATCTAAAAAGAAGAAATAA
- a CDS encoding type B 50S ribosomal protein L31, which yields MKEGIHPQYRDVIFKDISCDYAFKSKSTAKSNETMKWEDGKEYPVIKLEISSASHPFFTDKAKVIMTAGRVDKFKKKYKMK from the coding sequence ATGAAAGAAGGAATACACCCACAATATAGAGATGTAATTTTTAAAGATATTTCTTGTGATTACGCGTTTAAATCAAAATCTACTGCGAAATCCAATGAAACAATGAAATGGGAAGATGGAAAAGAATATCCCGTTATCAAATTAGAAATTTCTAGTGCATCTCACCCTTTCTTCACCGACAAAGCAAAAGTTATCATGACTGCTGGTCGCGTTGACAAATTCAAAAAGAAATACAAGATGAAATAA
- a CDS encoding pentapeptide repeat-containing protein translates to MNFEKFKEINDTRMNYREMEDATVVSNYRNVGCGDGYRIYLKIDENECITDASYTTTGCGFGITALAMATEIAKNKTVSEAETLTESDIEKLFEFPEKRKNYPESAIAALKQAIKDFKSGDGIPKEKRITKSKALEILKTKGNLSNENLSSIILEKENLDGVDFSNADLHNAYLQNGSYVGANFSGANLRGAFLNSCNLQNANFRGADLRWAKLAGAKIDGADFTDAIYDIGTRIDSNQVHIFKVMQKAGKDIYMKAEEVI, encoded by the coding sequence ATGAACTTCGAGAAATTCAAAGAAATCAACGATACAAGAATGAACTACCGCGAAATGGAAGATGCAACAGTTGTATCCAATTATCGCAACGTAGGCTGCGGGGATGGATATAGGATCTATCTTAAGATAGATGAGAATGAGTGCATAACAGATGCTAGCTATACGACAACTGGTTGTGGATTTGGAATTACTGCGCTTGCTATGGCTACTGAAATTGCAAAGAATAAGACCGTTTCAGAAGCAGAGACCTTAACAGAGTCTGATATAGAAAAACTATTTGAATTTCCTGAAAAAAGAAAGAATTATCCAGAATCAGCGATAGCTGCGCTCAAACAAGCCATTAAGGATTTTAAATCTGGTGATGGCATTCCCAAAGAAAAGCGAATCACCAAATCCAAAGCCCTTGAAATATTAAAAACGAAAGGCAATCTCTCCAACGAGAATTTATCTAGTATTATTCTCGAAAAAGAAAATTTAGATGGAGTTGATTTCTCAAATGCTGATTTGCACAATGCTTATCTACAAAATGGAAGTTATGTAGGTGCCAATTTTTCGGGAGCTAATTTACGCGGTGCATTTCTAAATAGCTGTAATTTACAGAATGCAAACTTTAGAGGAGCTGATTTACGTTGGGCTAAATTAGCTGGTGCAAAGATAGATGGGGCTGATTTTACAGACGCAATTTATGATATAGGCACAAGAATCGATTCCAATCAGGTTCATATCTTCAAAGTAATGCAAAAAGCTGGTAAAGATATCTATATGAAAGCAGAGGAAGTTATTTAA
- a CDS encoding STAS domain-containing protein, whose amino-acid sequence MILTPSRTSDHLIIKILSDVMMDNSKDFYKEFEAIIQQNTDFKVVSFDFYKVNFMDSSGIGSLIRAASYVKNLHSAVTVFNLNKSLYSVFRLSGLDNIIAIYTYDEFIEIYPELK is encoded by the coding sequence ATGATTTTAACCCCTTCTCGAACCAGTGATCATTTAATTATAAAAATCCTTTCCGATGTAATGATGGATAATTCTAAGGATTTTTACAAAGAGTTTGAAGCTATTATCCAACAAAACACTGATTTCAAGGTAGTCAGCTTTGATTTCTATAAGGTCAACTTTATGGATTCTTCTGGTATTGGCTCACTGATTAGAGCGGCATCCTATGTAAAAAATCTACACTCCGCAGTGACTGTCTTTAATTTGAATAAATCACTTTATTCAGTTTTCCGACTTTCTGGTTTAGATAATATCATTGCAATCTATACGTATGATGAGTTTATCGAAATCTATCCCGAACTAAAATAA